From Dehalococcoidales bacterium, a single genomic window includes:
- a CDS encoding Tex-like N-terminal domain-containing protein: MTGLNTARVADELGVKLWQIRSIESLMAEGATVPFIARYRKEQTGSLDEVVITRVRDRLAQLAAIYEIKINGLEYLLKPLKNKSSL; encoded by the coding sequence ATGACCGGACTAAATACTGCGCGGGTCGCTGATGAACTGGGGGTCAAGCTCTGGCAAATACGTTCTATCGAGTCGCTTATGGCCGAAGGCGCCACCGTTCCTTTTATTGCCCGCTACCGGAAGGAACAGACCGGCTCTCTGGACGAAGTAGTAATCACCCGGGTGCGCGACCGCCTGGCGCAATTGGCCGCAATATATGAAATAAAAATTAATGGACTGGAATATCTCCTGAAGCCGCTGAAAAATAAAAGCTCATTATAA